Part of the Halobaculum halobium genome, TCGCCTTCGCCTCCGCGACGAGGCGCTCGGCGAACTCGTCGTACACCTCGTCCTCGACGACAGCGACGGGGTTCGCGAGACAGCGCTGGCCGGCGTTGGCGAACGCGGACGAGCAGGTCTGCTCGGCGGCGAACTGCAGGTCAGCGTTCGCGCTCACGACGACGTGGTTCTTCGCACCGCCCTGCGCCTGCACGCGCTTGCCGGCGCCCGCGGCCGTCTCGTACACGTGCTGGGCGATCGGCGTCGAGCCAACGAACGACACCGCCTCGATCCCGTCGTGGGTGATGAGTCGGTTCACGGTGTCCGGGCCGCCGTGGACGACGTTCACGACGCCGTCGGGGAAGCCGGCCTCGTCCACGAGGCTCGCGATCCGGTTGGCCGTGAACGGGTCGCGCTCGCTGGGCTTGAGCACGAACGTGTTGCCCGTCGCGACCGCGTACGGGAGGAACCACAGCGGGATCATCGCCGGGAAGTTGAACGGCGTCACCGCGACGACGGTTCCCAGCGGCTGGCGCACCGCCGTCTCGTCGATGTTCGGTGCGGCGTGCGGGAGGTGGCCCGCCTGCATCATCGTCGGGATGCCGCAGGCGACCTCGACGTTCTCGATGCCGCGGCGGATCTCGCCCATCGCCTCCGCCTTCGTCTTGCCGTGTTCGGTGACGAGCACCTCCGCCAGCGACTCCTGATGCTCCTCCAGCAGCGCCTTCAGTCGGAACAGCGGTTGAATACGCTCTTCGACGGCCGTCGTGGACCACTCCTCGAACGCCTCGTTGGCCAGCGCGATCGCCTCGTCCTCGTCGTCGGCCGACGAGAACGCGACCGACCCGACCTGTTCGCCGGTCGCCGGGTTTTCAACGTCGAGCGACTCGCCGCCGTTCGCCTCGCGCCACCCGCCGCCGACGTAGTTGTGCGCGACCTCGCCGTCCCCGATGGGATCTACCATGATGATCGATCACGCACGTCGTGGGAAAGAGCTACCGTTGGCGGTAGTCGTTGTCCGGAATCGGCTTGTGGGAACGACCGCGACGAGATCGAGGATTCGAACGTGGCGGAGTCGGAGACGCGAGGCGAGCGAAGGAGGACGGGAACCGAAGGCGCCCGCTACGGGTGCGCGTAGAAGGCGAGGTACTCGTCGGGCGCGGCCTTCTCGGCGTCGTCGCCGGGGGCGGCGTCGAACCGGGCGAAGCCGACGCGCTCGAACTGCACCAAGTCGTCCTCGTCGTAGCCCGCGTAGCCGGGCTCGGCGTAGCCGACCACGTCGCCGTCCATCGTCCGGACTCGGACGCGGACGTGCTCGTCGTCGCCGGCGCCGACCCAGTGAACGACCGGGACGCCCTCCTCGCGCACGAGGGCGATGTCGGTGCCGACCCACGCCAGCTCGTCGCCGTCGCGCCGGAGGCAGCCGTACCCCTTGAGCCAAACGCGCTCGCCGGCGGCGGGCACGTCGTCCGCCTCCAGGAGGACGGCCTCGCTGGCGGGCACCTCGCGGTCGCCGCGGTCCTCGTGGTTCGGGTGAAGCGGCGGTGTCCCGACGCCGGGCACGTCGCCCGCGAGGGCGAACTCCTCGATGGGGCCCGAGGGGAGGCGGTCGCGTCCGTCGGCGTCCGACTCGGCGGCGTCGCGGACGAGGAACCGACGGTCGGTGTCGTCGTCGATCCGATCGCGGTTGTTCGCGTAGATGCTCGACATCGCCAGATCGACGTTGCTCGTGGATACCCCCAGATCGACCATCGCGTCGACGACGGCCGCTCCGCGGATCCCTCGGCGCTTGACAGAGGCGAGCGTCGGCGCCCGCGGGTCGTCCCACCCGGTCAACTCGCCTGAGTCGACCTTCTCCTTGATCGTCGAGGTGGACATGGGCACGTCGTAGGCGTCGATCTGGACGTGGCCCCAGTGGACGACCTCGGGGTACTCCCAGCCGAAGTAGTCGTAGACGAAGCGCTGGCGCTTGGCGGAGTCCTGCAGGTCGATACCGCGGATGATGTGGGTGACGCCAGTGAGGTTGTCGTCGATACCCGACTGGAAGTCGAGCATCGGCCACGCGCGGTAGTCGGCCGCCTCCTCGCGCGGGTGGGGCGTGTCGACCATGCGGAAGGCGACGAAGTCGCGCAGCGCGGGGTTCTTGTGTTCGATGTCGGTCTTCACCCGCAGGACCATCTCGCCGTCCGAGTAGTCGCCGTCGACCATCGCCTCGAACTCCTCGCGAACGGTCTCGACGGCCTTGTCGCGGTGGTCGCACGGCTCGGCGTCGGCCTTCAGGCTCCGGAAGTGCTCGGCGGGACACGAACAGGTGTAGGCGCCGCCCTTCTCGATGAGTTCGCGGGCGTGGTCGTAGTAGGTTTCGACGCGGTCGCTCGCCTTCAGCACCTCGTCGGGCTCGAAGCCGAGGTAGCCGATGGCGTCGAGGATCTCGTCGTAGGCGTCGAGGTCCGGTCGCTTGGTCTCGGGGTCGGTGTCGTCGAACCGACACAGCATCCAGCCGTCGTAGATCTCCTTGTACGTCCCGATGACTGCGGGCATCCGCGCGGATCCGAGGTGCCACGGGCCGTTCGGGTTCGGCGCGAGGCGCATCCGGATCTCGTCGTACTCGTCGGCGTTCGGCAGGTCGGGGAGCACCTGGTCGTCCTCCTCATCCTCGGCCTCTAACTCCTCGACGAGGTCGGGCGCGAGACCGAGCAGTCGCTCGCGACGCTCGTCGTCGCTCATGTCCGAGACCTCCGCGACGACGGGCGCGACGACGCCGGGGATCGCATCGCCGTGGGGTCGGAAGTCGGGGTTCTCGCCCATCAGCGGGCCCATGATGGCGCCCACCTCCGGGTCGGAGCCGTGCTTCAACGCGTTGTAGAGCGCGTGCGTCTCCGCCTCCGCTCGCACGCGCTCTTTGAGATCGTCGTCCATTACGGCGGTGTTCGCTCCACGTGCCCAAAACCGGTCCGGATCGCGCCCGGATCATGACCGGATCTCGGCCCGTCGACCGACTCCCGGCCGTGCCGATCGAGTCGCACCCCCGAGCCGATGGCTCCGGGGCGATGAAACGACGGTCGCACGTCGGAGCCACCCCACCGCGGGTCCGTTTCCGACGGCGCGACCGAACGGCGTACGAGTGGTACGCCGGGGTAGGGGCGTTTGCACGCATACCGGTCACGGATATAGGCGCGTCGACCGTTCACGTCGTTTCACGCCCCCGGCGACCCGCGTCCGAGCGGTAGTCTGGGCGTATCGCCGTCGCCTACACCGGGTTTCATGTGCTCCCGAGTGGATCGCCGGCCATGCCAGTCTACTACGAAGACGTCGAGGTCGGCGCGGTCGAGACCCACGGCTCCTACGAGGTGACCCGGGAGGAAGTCCTGTCGTTCGCCGAGCGCTACGACCCGCAGTGGTTTCACACCGATCCCGATCGCGCGGCCGAACAGTCGCCGTACGGTGGTCTGATCGCCTCCGGATGGCACACCGCCGCGATGACGATGCGCCTGCTCGTCGAGAGCCAACTGAGCGACGCCGCGACGGTCGGCGCGAAGGGCGTCGACGAACTCCGCTGGCTGGTTCCGGTGCGACCGGGTGATACCCTCCGGATCGAAAACGAGGTGCTCGAAAAGAACGCGGACCAGCCCGAACGGGGCGTTGTCCGGGCGCGAACGCGGACGTACAACCAGGAAGACGAATCCGTCTTCTCGATGATCGGGAACGTGATGTACCTCCGTCGGGACGGCGAGTAGGCCCCTCGTACCGTCCTCAGCGGACGCGTCGTTCGTCGTCGTCGACCCGCTCGCGGTCGCTGTGGTCGGTGTGGCCCAACAGGTCGGTGGCACGACGGAACACGCCCGTCAGCGTCGTCATCTCCTTGCTCGTCGGGTGCGCGCGCCCGACCAGCCGGCGGATCAGGCGCTCGCTGCGCTCGCGCTTGTGGTCGCGCGACTCCGCCCGACCGAGGAACGCGCCGAACTGCTCGTAGAATCGCTCGATCTCCGACTCGTCGGCCCGCTCGTGCTCCACCTCTGGGAGTTGATACTCGTCGAGGAACAGCGAACGGAGTTCGTACAGCGTCACCGTCGCCGCCTGCCCGAGGTTCATTACCGGGTACTCGGGGTTCGCTGGGATGGAGATCAGCTCGTCCAGCTGCGCCAACTCCTCGTTGTTCAAGCCCGTTCCCTCGCGTCCGAACACGAGTGCGGTGTCCGTGTCGACGCTCGCGAGCGACTCGCGCAGTTCTGCGGGCGTTTTGAACGGAAACCGGACGTGCCGACGCGCGTCCTCGCCGGTGATCGCGGTGGTGCCGACCGTGTGGTAGTTCTCGACGATCTCGTCGAGCGTCACGGTGTCGGCGTTGGGGAGCACGTCCTCGCGGGCGTGGCCGGCGAAGCCGTACGCCTCGCCGTCGGGGTCGATCTCCGGCGGGTCGACCAGCTTCAGGTCCGTGAGCCCGAAGTTCTTCATCGCCCGCGCGATCGTGCCGACGTTCCCCGGCGTCTCCGGTTCGATCACGACGACGACGAACTCGCGGTCGACGCCGTCATCTCCGGTCGTGCTCCCGCCGTCGCTCGCATTCGGCTCGCCCGTCACGTTCCCGTCACCGTGGGTGACCCCGTCGCTGTCGCCGTCGTCGCTCATGTCGGGTACTCGCGGTCGAGGTCGAGATCGTCGACGGAGAGATCGTCGTCGGCTTCGTCACCGTCGTCTGCGTTCGCTTCGGCCTCGCCAGCTGCGTCCGCGTCCGGCGCTTCGTCGCCGGCTGCGTCGCTCTCTTCGTCGAAGTCCGGGCGCTCGTCGACGAGCAGGTCGTCGTCCTCGTACAGCGTCTCGGGGTCGCGCAGGTCGGGGAGGTCCTCTGGCGCCTCCTCGACGTGCTCCATGCCGCCGTAGCCGTCCGG contains:
- a CDS encoding CoA-acylating methylmalonate-semialdehyde dehydrogenase, whose product is MVDPIGDGEVAHNYVGGGWREANGGESLDVENPATGEQVGSVAFSSADDEDEAIALANEAFEEWSTTAVEERIQPLFRLKALLEEHQESLAEVLVTEHGKTKAEAMGEIRRGIENVEVACGIPTMMQAGHLPHAAPNIDETAVRQPLGTVVAVTPFNFPAMIPLWFLPYAVATGNTFVLKPSERDPFTANRIASLVDEAGFPDGVVNVVHGGPDTVNRLITHDGIEAVSFVGSTPIAQHVYETAAGAGKRVQAQGGAKNHVVVSANADLQFAAEQTCSSAFANAGQRCLANPVAVVEDEVYDEFAERLVAEAKAMEIGPGLEESTDMGPLVSGPHRDSVLEYVETGVEEGGELLLDGREQDVPASGYHLGATIFGDVDPDATIAREEIFGPVLALIRAEDFDDALSLVNRSQFGNAASLFTSDGGEARRFRLEIDAGNVGVNVGTAAAMAFFHFGGDKDSFFGDLHAQGDDAVRFYTDETVFIERWPDN
- a CDS encoding glutamate--tRNA ligase, with amino-acid sequence MDDDLKERVRAEAETHALYNALKHGSDPEVGAIMGPLMGENPDFRPHGDAIPGVVAPVVAEVSDMSDDERRERLLGLAPDLVEELEAEDEEDDQVLPDLPNADEYDEIRMRLAPNPNGPWHLGSARMPAVIGTYKEIYDGWMLCRFDDTDPETKRPDLDAYDEILDAIGYLGFEPDEVLKASDRVETYYDHARELIEKGGAYTCSCPAEHFRSLKADAEPCDHRDKAVETVREEFEAMVDGDYSDGEMVLRVKTDIEHKNPALRDFVAFRMVDTPHPREEAADYRAWPMLDFQSGIDDNLTGVTHIIRGIDLQDSAKRQRFVYDYFGWEYPEVVHWGHVQIDAYDVPMSTSTIKEKVDSGELTGWDDPRAPTLASVKRRGIRGAAVVDAMVDLGVSTSNVDLAMSSIYANNRDRIDDDTDRRFLVRDAAESDADGRDRLPSGPIEEFALAGDVPGVGTPPLHPNHEDRGDREVPASEAVLLEADDVPAAGERVWLKGYGCLRRDGDELAWVGTDIALVREEGVPVVHWVGAGDDEHVRVRVRTMDGDVVGYAEPGYAGYDEDDLVQFERVGFARFDAAPGDDAEKAAPDEYLAFYAHP
- a CDS encoding MaoC family dehydratase, whose protein sequence is MPVYYEDVEVGAVETHGSYEVTREEVLSFAERYDPQWFHTDPDRAAEQSPYGGLIASGWHTAAMTMRLLVESQLSDAATVGAKGVDELRWLVPVRPGDTLRIENEVLEKNADQPERGVVRARTRTYNQEDESVFSMIGNVMYLRRDGE
- a CDS encoding RNA methyltransferase; this translates as MSDDGDSDGVTHGDGNVTGEPNASDGGSTTGDDGVDREFVVVVIEPETPGNVGTIARAMKNFGLTDLKLVDPPEIDPDGEAYGFAGHAREDVLPNADTVTLDEIVENYHTVGTTAITGEDARRHVRFPFKTPAELRESLASVDTDTALVFGREGTGLNNEELAQLDELISIPANPEYPVMNLGQAATVTLYELRSLFLDEYQLPEVEHERADESEIERFYEQFGAFLGRAESRDHKRERSERLIRRLVGRAHPTSKEMTTLTGVFRRATDLLGHTDHSDRERVDDDERRVR